The Neobacillus sp. OS1-2 genome includes a window with the following:
- a CDS encoding YitT family protein, which produces MKQTVIQTIAVTFFSIVMAYALNTFLIPHQVLTGGIAGVAIILHNYLPINTGWIILAINLPLFIVGYYYLGKKFMFLTVYSVILLSISMKIIPVNAFNDDILLSSVFGGVLFGLSVGANIRVGASAGGVDIISLILAKKKDMSVGFIITCLNYSIVLVSALVFGVDKTLYTLFAIFASGKAVDTVHTNHMKLTVTIVTEKWREVSEALLQLHPRGITMTDAEGVYSHHPKKVLTTVITKYELAETKETIKKHDSAAFVHITRAIEVMGKFRRD; this is translated from the coding sequence GTGAAACAAACTGTGATACAAACTATTGCAGTAACTTTTTTTTCTATCGTTATGGCTTACGCACTCAATACCTTTCTTATTCCGCATCAAGTATTAACCGGAGGAATTGCCGGGGTAGCGATCATCTTACATAATTATTTACCTATAAATACCGGTTGGATCATCCTTGCTATTAATCTTCCATTATTTATCGTGGGTTATTATTATTTAGGGAAAAAATTTATGTTTTTAACCGTTTATTCTGTGATCCTCCTCTCCATTTCAATGAAGATTATTCCTGTCAACGCCTTTAACGATGACATTTTGCTATCAAGTGTGTTTGGCGGTGTCCTATTCGGATTGAGTGTTGGGGCAAATATCCGTGTGGGTGCATCAGCCGGAGGAGTGGATATTATTAGTTTAATTTTAGCCAAGAAAAAGGATATGTCTGTTGGCTTTATAATCACTTGCTTAAATTATTCAATTGTCCTAGTTTCCGCTCTTGTATTTGGGGTTGATAAGACACTTTATACTCTTTTTGCGATATTTGCTTCCGGAAAGGCCGTTGATACGGTTCATACGAACCACATGAAGTTAACAGTAACCATCGTGACAGAAAAATGGAGGGAAGTAAGTGAAGCCTTACTTCAATTGCATCCGCGTGGAATTACGATGACCGATGCCGAGGGGGTTTATTCCCATCACCCCAAAAAAGTTTTAACAACCGTTATAACAAAATATGAATTAGCGGAAACGAAAGAAACGATTAAGAAACATGACTCCGCGGCATTTGTCCATATTACAAGGGCAATAGAAGTGATGGGTAAATTTCGGAGAGATTAA
- a CDS encoding methyltransferase domain-containing protein gives MDFKKNVQKQFGKSADSYVTSTIHKDGKDLGKLLEMASINGEEKLLDIATGGGHTANAFAPYVKKVTAVDLTPEILAVAEKFIKGNGHQNVEFVHGDAENLPFSNEAFDMVTCRIAPHHFPNVERFIEEVHRVLKPDGQFLLDDNVVPEEDHFDQFYNTIEKWRDYSHFRAWKKSEWLRMLELAGFEIFEWHRFEKTFHFDPWCNRMNLSQDEKEKLAEYMKGASEKIKNKFRVVFEADQVNSFQGEAVVLKAIKR, from the coding sequence ATGGATTTTAAAAAGAATGTACAAAAGCAATTCGGAAAAAGTGCTGATTCATATGTAACCAGTACCATTCATAAAGATGGAAAAGACTTGGGGAAGCTCTTGGAAATGGCCTCGATTAATGGGGAAGAAAAGCTGCTGGATATTGCAACCGGTGGCGGTCATACTGCAAATGCCTTTGCACCGTATGTAAAAAAGGTAACCGCTGTTGATTTAACACCTGAAATTTTAGCTGTTGCGGAAAAGTTTATTAAAGGGAACGGGCATCAAAATGTTGAGTTTGTTCATGGTGATGCGGAGAATCTCCCATTTTCTAATGAAGCATTTGATATGGTAACCTGCAGGATTGCCCCGCATCATTTTCCTAATGTAGAAAGGTTCATTGAAGAAGTACATCGTGTTCTTAAACCCGATGGTCAATTTTTACTCGACGATAATGTCGTTCCAGAAGAAGATCATTTCGATCAATTTTATAATACAATCGAAAAATGGCGGGATTATAGTCATTTCCGCGCCTGGAAGAAAAGTGAGTGGCTTCGCATGCTAGAACTAGCCGGTTTTGAAATTTTTGAATGGCATCGTTTCGAAAAGACCTTCCATTTTGATCCATGGTGTAATCGGATGAATCTATCACAAGACGAAAAGGAAAAATTAGCGGAATATATGAAAGGTGCATCTGAGAAAATCAAAAATAAATTTAGAGTTGTTTTCGAGGCGGATCAAGTGAATTCTTTTCAAGGAGAGGCTGTTGTTTTAAAAGCAATCAAACGGTAA
- a CDS encoding exodeoxyribonuclease III has translation MKLVSWNVNGLRACVKKGFLDYFQDVDADIFCVQETKLQEGQISLELDGYHQYWNYAIKKGYSGTAVFTKKEPLSVRYGLGTDESEEEGRILTLEYDQFFLVNVYTPNSQRDLARIGYRLEWENRILEHLQELDKLKPVIFCGDLNVAHQEIDLRNAKTNVGNSGFTDEERGKMTDLLSAGFVDSYRHLYPNQEGAYTWWSYMMKVRERNIGWRIDYFIVSEALRENLLSADIHCNVMGSDHCPIVLEVK, from the coding sequence ATGAAACTAGTTTCTTGGAATGTAAATGGCCTTAGGGCTTGTGTGAAAAAAGGATTCTTAGATTATTTTCAGGATGTTGACGCAGATATCTTCTGTGTGCAGGAAACAAAATTGCAAGAGGGTCAAATTAGTCTTGAGCTTGATGGATATCACCAATACTGGAACTATGCGATAAAGAAGGGCTACTCCGGTACGGCTGTATTTACCAAGAAGGAGCCGCTTTCTGTTCGATATGGGCTAGGAACCGATGAGAGTGAAGAGGAAGGCCGAATTCTTACCTTAGAGTATGACCAGTTTTTTTTGGTGAATGTCTATACCCCTAATTCACAAAGAGATTTAGCTAGAATCGGTTATCGACTTGAATGGGAGAATCGAATTCTGGAACACTTGCAGGAATTAGATAAACTAAAGCCTGTCATTTTTTGCGGGGATTTAAATGTTGCCCATCAAGAGATAGACCTAAGGAATGCAAAAACCAATGTGGGGAACTCTGGATTTACAGATGAGGAACGGGGAAAGATGACAGACTTACTTTCAGCGGGATTTGTGGATAGCTATCGCCACTTATATCCAAATCAAGAGGGTGCCTATACATGGTGGTCTTATATGATGAAGGTCCGTGAACGGAATATCGGCTGGCGGATTGATTATTTTATCGTGTCTGAAGCATTACGTGAGAACCTACTATCTGCTGATATTCATTGCAATGTAATGGGCAGTGACCATTGCCCGATCGTGCTTGAAGTTAAATAA
- a CDS encoding divergent polysaccharide deacetylase family protein: MKKFALVLSTFLFLPLQTNAAEDKKETKELKAAIIIDDFGGGTGGVRDFLEGNIPITAAVMPFTQNSKAHAEWAHQNGFEVMIHLPMEPKKGKKSWLGPKPITVDLPPKEVRKRVEEAIKSVPYAVGLNNHMGSRAVDDEKIVRVIVEVAKERGLYIVDSGTSPESKFPELALEMGVPLLKRDVFLVDIASSAYTRKQMSRLARIAEFMGQGIAIGHVGVTGKVCSVGIFQSMDEFQKRKIKIVPVSKLFAEKLIENNWFHEKKAVKAVFFYDLNGLLPLIVPNW; the protein is encoded by the coding sequence ATGAAAAAGTTTGCCCTAGTACTTTCCACATTTTTATTTTTACCACTCCAAACAAATGCCGCGGAGGATAAAAAGGAAACCAAAGAACTGAAGGCCGCTATTATCATCGATGATTTTGGCGGCGGTACTGGAGGAGTGCGGGATTTTTTAGAAGGAAATATTCCGATCACAGCCGCAGTTATGCCTTTTACGCAGAATTCCAAAGCACATGCTGAATGGGCACATCAAAATGGTTTCGAAGTCATGATACATTTACCAATGGAACCGAAAAAAGGCAAAAAGTCATGGCTTGGGCCCAAGCCGATAACTGTTGATCTCCCTCCAAAAGAAGTAAGGAAACGAGTAGAAGAGGCAATTAAAAGTGTTCCCTATGCTGTTGGTCTTAATAATCACATGGGCTCACGTGCAGTTGATGATGAAAAAATCGTCAGGGTGATCGTAGAGGTGGCTAAGGAAAGGGGACTTTATATCGTTGATAGTGGGACAAGTCCGGAAAGTAAATTCCCTGAATTAGCATTGGAAATGGGAGTCCCATTGTTAAAAAGAGATGTATTTTTAGTCGACATCGCTTCCTCAGCATATACCAGAAAACAAATGTCCAGACTAGCAAGGATAGCAGAATTTATGGGTCAAGGAATTGCCATTGGTCATGTAGGAGTAACTGGAAAGGTTTGTTCGGTAGGCATTTTTCAATCAATGGATGAATTTCAAAAACGAAAGATTAAAATTGTCCCGGTTTCAAAGCTATTTGCTGAAAAATTGATTGAAAACAACTGGTTCCATGAGAAAAAGGCAGTTAAGGCTGTCTTTTTTTATGATTTAAACGGATTACTTCCCCTTATAGTTCCAAACTGGTAA
- a CDS encoding peptidylprolyl isomerase, which yields MTKKGYILMENGEKIEFDLFPNEAPGTVENFETLIKKGFYDGLTFHRVIPGFVSQGGCPEGRGTGGPGYTIKCETEGNPHKHIPGALSMAHAGKDTGGSQFFIVHESQPHLNGVHTVFGQVTSGLEAAKAMRNGDKMVEVKVFDEE from the coding sequence GTGACCAAAAAAGGATACATATTAATGGAGAACGGCGAGAAAATTGAGTTTGATTTATTTCCAAATGAAGCACCGGGAACTGTAGAGAATTTTGAAACATTGATTAAAAAAGGTTTCTACGATGGATTAACCTTCCACCGTGTTATTCCTGGTTTTGTAAGCCAAGGGGGCTGCCCTGAAGGCCGTGGAACTGGTGGACCTGGGTACACAATCAAATGTGAGACGGAAGGGAACCCACACAAACATATCCCTGGTGCATTATCAATGGCACATGCGGGTAAAGACACAGGTGGAAGCCAGTTCTTTATCGTGCACGAATCACAGCCGCACCTAAACGGTGTTCATACCGTCTTTGGTCAGGTTACTTCCGGACTTGAAGCAGCAAAAGCAATGAGAAATGGCGACAAAATGGTCGAAGTTAAGGTATTTGACGAAGAATAG
- a CDS encoding CBO0543 family protein gives MNTVKHLNGSSLQPWQKKRLPFKYLASIVLASLLGTYLDLYFVGKELYQFPKRPFPEIFSINISFTLIGLPILVLVFLRAISQVNKWGKGESFFLPAC, from the coding sequence ATGAATACTGTAAAACACTTGAACGGCTCGAGCTTGCAACCCTGGCAAAAAAAGCGATTACCTTTTAAGTATCTTGCAAGTATCGTGCTTGCTTCCTTGCTTGGAACCTATTTAGATCTATACTTTGTCGGTAAAGAACTCTACCAGTTCCCGAAGAGGCCATTTCCTGAGATATTCTCGATTAATATTTCGTTTACCTTAATAGGCCTTCCGATACTCGTGCTGGTCTTTTTACGCGCTATTTCGCAGGTAAATAAATGGGGGAAGGGGGAATCATTCTTTTTGCCAGCTTGTTGA
- a CDS encoding DUF2515 family protein has product MRNRVKTPLQSITEELKKKSKKSPSAIQLTKGEEMLLERVRSKTREHNLNNVTRTKAYLDFYLHHSEIQWAFLGHMVSRNGGWNMTDLKGEFLTRLMTKKDRNLFFHFLERGNWLIFQDVYPQFLLYEESIRQRKPLFHLFTALNISTFMETIWQQFWQNQDTYIHTIAMVINEQSYLENRVVQNPQYQKEVINKFEFMLQDWLSFNHILFPYGKNQLSGQTLHQFESLHERILLGKRLYTILFKNKEIHKQVLEWAKSTPHTGSRKDYWPNIFNSVNEGMPGFPYQLRLKTCQLRKGARKIYSPTLENAWKNVSQDVAEKGDWFEDWQVVDYLTEEDEMIDGEIKYEYCKTLERLELATLAKKAITF; this is encoded by the coding sequence ATGCGAAATCGAGTGAAAACGCCACTCCAAAGTATAACGGAAGAACTAAAGAAAAAAAGTAAAAAGTCTCCATCAGCCATCCAATTAACAAAAGGTGAAGAAATGCTGCTTGAGAGGGTTAGAAGCAAAACAAGGGAACATAATCTTAACAATGTAACAAGAACTAAGGCATATCTTGACTTTTACCTCCATCATTCGGAAATTCAATGGGCCTTTCTCGGGCATATGGTATCAAGAAACGGCGGCTGGAATATGACTGATTTAAAGGGCGAATTTCTTACAAGACTAATGACAAAAAAAGATCGGAATTTATTTTTTCATTTTTTGGAGCGTGGCAACTGGCTTATTTTTCAAGACGTTTATCCGCAATTTTTGCTTTATGAGGAAAGTATCCGGCAACGAAAACCACTGTTTCACTTATTTACTGCTTTAAATATTTCAACCTTTATGGAAACGATTTGGCAGCAGTTTTGGCAAAATCAAGACACTTATATCCATACCATTGCGATGGTCATCAATGAACAGAGCTACCTCGAAAATCGAGTAGTACAAAATCCACAGTACCAAAAAGAGGTCATAAACAAATTTGAGTTTATGCTCCAAGACTGGCTTTCTTTTAACCATATCCTTTTTCCATATGGGAAAAACCAGCTTAGCGGACAAACACTCCACCAGTTTGAATCACTCCATGAGCGGATTTTACTGGGAAAACGACTGTATACGATTCTTTTTAAAAACAAGGAAATACACAAACAGGTGCTTGAGTGGGCGAAAAGCACGCCGCATACGGGGTCGAGAAAGGATTACTGGCCGAATATCTTCAATAGTGTTAATGAAGGAATGCCTGGCTTTCCCTATCAGCTTCGCTTAAAAACCTGCCAGCTTAGGAAAGGAGCACGAAAGATTTATAGTCCAACCCTCGAAAATGCCTGGAAAAATGTCAGCCAGGATGTAGCGGAAAAAGGGGATTGGTTTGAAGATTGGCAAGTTGTCGATTATTTAACAGAAGAAGATGAAATGATTGATGGGGAGATAAAATATGAATACTGTAAAACACTTGAACGGCTCGAGCTTGCAACCCTGGCAAAAAAAGCGATTACCTTTTAA